In one Meiothermus sp. QL-1 genomic region, the following are encoded:
- a CDS encoding Ppx/GppA phosphatase family protein, giving the protein MQRLGIVDLGSGTARLVVYAYEPERYFRLIDEIREVVRLGEGLAAGGRLTAAGMQRALAALKLYADFAQATELDELRVVATSASREAENGPEFLQEVRRLGLQARVLSGEEEARYGVLAVANSFSFENAWVMDLGGGSAQLSLMENRSFRGGQAYPLGAVRLTELFLKSDPPRKGEVEELERFVRKELREALARMQARPLPLVAMGGTARNLAKLAQRRQDYPLDLLHGYFLSREALEEVVGLLLGRSLEERKRLEGLQPDRADVIVAGALVYRTLLREAGLEGLHISGQGLREGVFYEAFLPPPHRLADVRGFSVRNLFARYPQDHAHTGRVRHFAQLLFRLLKPLHGYGEAEARLLDEAALLHDIGMSVGYYDHHKHGEYLVMSAAIPGLTHREQALLGLLVRYHRKGEPRPGPYKPLLEEGDGKRLLRLATILRISEYLERSRAGRVGGLEVELGEPVRLTLLAEEEPWVELAETAKQAPLFQQAFGRGLALAWRPQTQEEEEVI; this is encoded by the coding sequence GTGCAACGGTTGGGCATTGTGGACCTGGGTTCGGGCACGGCCAGGCTGGTGGTCTACGCTTACGAACCCGAGCGCTATTTCCGGCTGATTGACGAGATCCGGGAAGTGGTGCGGCTGGGCGAGGGCCTGGCTGCGGGAGGCCGGCTGACCGCTGCCGGCATGCAAAGGGCCCTGGCCGCCCTCAAGCTCTACGCCGACTTTGCCCAGGCCACCGAGCTGGATGAGCTCAGGGTGGTGGCCACCAGCGCCAGCCGCGAGGCCGAAAACGGGCCCGAGTTCCTCCAGGAAGTGCGCCGCTTGGGCCTGCAGGCGCGGGTGCTCTCCGGGGAGGAGGAGGCCCGCTACGGGGTGCTGGCGGTGGCCAACTCGTTCAGTTTCGAGAATGCCTGGGTGATGGACCTGGGTGGCGGCAGCGCCCAGCTTTCCCTGATGGAAAACCGGTCCTTTCGCGGGGGGCAGGCCTACCCTTTGGGGGCGGTGCGCCTGACCGAGCTCTTCCTCAAGTCCGACCCCCCCAGAAAGGGAGAGGTGGAAGAGCTGGAGCGCTTCGTGCGGAAGGAGCTTAGGGAGGCACTGGCCCGAATGCAAGCCCGGCCGCTGCCCCTCGTGGCCATGGGAGGCACGGCGCGCAACCTGGCCAAGCTGGCCCAGCGGCGGCAGGACTACCCCCTCGACCTGCTCCACGGTTACTTCCTTTCGCGCGAGGCACTGGAGGAGGTGGTGGGGCTTCTGCTCGGGCGCTCCTTGGAGGAACGCAAGCGGCTCGAGGGGCTCCAACCGGACCGGGCCGACGTGATCGTGGCCGGGGCGCTGGTCTACCGCACCCTGCTGCGCGAGGCGGGGCTGGAGGGGCTTCACATCTCCGGCCAGGGGCTGCGCGAAGGGGTTTTCTACGAGGCCTTCCTACCCCCACCCCACCGCCTGGCCGATGTGCGCGGCTTTTCGGTGCGCAATCTGTTCGCCCGTTACCCCCAAGACCACGCCCACACCGGCCGGGTGCGCCACTTCGCCCAGCTTCTCTTCCGCCTCCTGAAGCCCCTTCACGGCTACGGCGAGGCGGAAGCACGGCTGCTGGACGAGGCCGCCTTGCTGCACGACATCGGCATGAGCGTGGGCTACTACGACCACCACAAGCACGGGGAGTACCTGGTGATGAGCGCGGCCATCCCCGGTCTGACCCACCGCGAGCAGGCCCTGCTGGGGCTTTTGGTGCGCTACCACCGCAAGGGCGAGCCCAGGCCTGGGCCCTACAAACCCCTGCTGGAGGAGGGGGATGGCAAGCGGCTTCTGCGCCTGGCGACCATTCTGCGCATCAGCGAGTACCTGGAGCGCAGCCGGGCCGGGCGGGTGGGGGGGCTCGAGGTAGAGCTCGGGGAGCCGGTGCGGCTTACTTTGCTGGCGGAGGAGGAGCCCTGGGTGGAACTGGCCGAGACCGCTAAGCAGGCCCCCCTCTTCCAGCAGGCCTTTGGCCGGGGGCTGGCCCTGGCCTGGCGACCCCAAACCCAGGAGGAAGAGGAAGTAATATAA
- a CDS encoding polyphosphate kinase yields the protein MVLLSQEASWLSFNRRVLEQTQRPDFPLLERLRFLAIWATNLDEFFAARISRAFAEERGSPAYQAILAEARAQAEEAGQLYREFLKALEGLHIHVLEPAQLTRAEQQYFGAYLAEEVAPLTDLIQPEALTDLSSQALYFASGEGPLQYLIRLPQSVPRLLEVPGREGGYVRLGALVRMRSDLFLPSNQKLPLYEFRLVRLAQLARSRADWDELPEALEDRLDGQVSHLELEEDFPASWAEALRGALGLLPEEVFRLLPPLDLSFVATLVQQGPPSEKFKPLAPEKPKGFAKDPWSYLQRRDLLLYHPFEDYGAVEAFVEAAASDPKVRVLRATLYRIGEENGLANALLRAARLGKDVAVLLEGRARFDELANLEWSLRFQGAGVRVLPLPDKKVHAKALYVRRGEHEYVHLGTGNYNPINGRLYTDLSLFTAHPALTADVRAFFDSLEAGQPPQLRILRTGPAIRDLILEGIRGEAHEKGEIILKFNHLTDPAILEALEAATRQGARVHLIVRSTLTALWEGAHVRSLVGRFLEHARIVAFRNKGRWQVWAGSADAMPRNLDRRYELFFPILNSRAKGKVLEILKAQLADDRNAYVLTPGGQERRWGGRHDAQRWG from the coding sequence ATGGTTCTCCTGTCGCAAGAGGCGAGCTGGCTTTCCTTCAACCGAAGGGTTCTAGAGCAAACCCAGCGGCCAGACTTCCCCCTTCTGGAGCGGCTGCGCTTTCTCGCCATCTGGGCCACCAATCTGGACGAGTTCTTTGCCGCCCGCATCTCCCGCGCTTTTGCCGAAGAGCGGGGCAGCCCGGCCTACCAGGCCATCCTGGCCGAGGCCCGCGCCCAGGCCGAGGAGGCTGGGCAGCTTTACCGGGAGTTTTTGAAGGCCCTGGAGGGGCTGCACATTCACGTACTAGAGCCCGCCCAGCTTACCCGGGCCGAGCAGCAGTACTTCGGCGCTTACTTGGCGGAGGAGGTGGCCCCCCTGACCGACCTGATCCAGCCCGAGGCCCTGACCGACCTCTCCAGCCAGGCGCTTTACTTTGCCTCGGGCGAGGGGCCCCTGCAGTACCTCATCCGCCTGCCCCAGAGCGTGCCCCGCCTGCTCGAGGTGCCCGGGCGCGAGGGGGGGTATGTGCGGCTTGGGGCCCTGGTGCGGATGCGCAGCGACCTCTTCCTGCCCAGCAACCAGAAACTCCCCCTCTACGAGTTCCGCCTGGTGCGCCTGGCCCAGCTAGCCCGTTCCCGGGCCGACTGGGACGAGCTGCCCGAGGCTTTGGAGGATAGGCTCGACGGGCAGGTGAGCCACCTCGAGCTGGAGGAGGACTTCCCGGCCTCCTGGGCCGAGGCGCTTCGAGGGGCGCTGGGGCTTCTACCCGAGGAGGTCTTTCGCCTGCTACCGCCGCTCGACCTGAGCTTTGTGGCCACCCTGGTCCAGCAAGGGCCCCCGAGCGAGAAGTTCAAGCCCCTGGCCCCCGAGAAACCCAAGGGCTTTGCCAAGGACCCCTGGAGCTATCTGCAGCGGCGCGATCTGCTGCTTTACCACCCCTTCGAGGACTACGGCGCAGTGGAAGCCTTCGTGGAAGCGGCGGCCAGCGATCCCAAGGTCAGAGTTTTACGCGCCACCCTCTACCGCATCGGGGAGGAGAACGGCCTGGCCAACGCGCTGCTTCGGGCGGCCCGGCTGGGCAAGGATGTGGCGGTGCTGCTGGAGGGCCGGGCCCGCTTCGATGAGCTGGCCAACCTCGAGTGGAGCCTGCGCTTTCAGGGGGCTGGGGTGCGGGTGCTGCCCTTGCCGGACAAAAAGGTACACGCCAAGGCCCTCTACGTGCGCCGGGGGGAGCACGAGTACGTTCACCTGGGCACCGGCAACTACAACCCCATCAATGGGCGGCTTTACACCGACCTTTCCCTCTTCACCGCCCACCCGGCCCTCACTGCCGATGTCCGGGCCTTTTTTGACTCGCTGGAAGCCGGCCAGCCCCCCCAGCTTCGCATCTTGCGCACCGGCCCGGCCATCCGCGACCTGATTTTAGAGGGCATCCGGGGGGAGGCCCACGAGAAGGGTGAGATCATCCTCAAGTTCAACCACCTCACCGACCCCGCCATCCTGGAGGCCCTGGAGGCGGCCACGCGGCAAGGGGCTCGGGTTCACCTAATTGTGCGCAGCACCCTTACAGCTCTTTGGGAAGGGGCCCACGTGCGCAGCCTGGTGGGCCGCTTTTTGGAGCATGCCCGCATCGTGGCCTTTCGCAACAAGGGCCGGTGGCAGGTCTGGGCGGGGAGCGCCGATGCCATGCCGCGCAATCTGGACCGGCGCTACGAGCTTTTTTTTCCCATTCTGAACAGCCGGGCCAAGGGCAAGGTGCTGGAGATTCTGAAGGCGCAGCTGGCCGACGACCGCAACGCCTACGTCCTCACCCCCGGCGGTCAGGAACGGCGCTGGGGGGGGAGGCACGATGCCCAGCGGTGGGGGTAG
- a CDS encoding enoyl-CoA hydratase/isomerase family protein, with amino-acid sequence MLRTTQFENVRLLTLDDPARRNPLSPELVRALLAALDQAEREEGVRALVLTGAGPAFSAGADLEFLRQVTSASAEANYAHAQELMRLFHRLYTFPKPTLAAVNGPAVAGGAGLASACDLVLMSEGASLGYTEVRIGFVAALVGVILVRAVGEKHARELLLTGRMVSAQEAYRMGLVNRVVPAEELLGEALALARTMAANAPSSLRLTKELLAALPGMGLEEGFRLAALANAWVRGTGDLAEGIAAFFEKRPPRF; translated from the coding sequence ATGCTCCGGACCACCCAGTTTGAAAACGTCCGTCTTTTGACCCTGGACGACCCCGCCCGCCGCAACCCCCTCTCGCCCGAGCTGGTGCGGGCGTTGCTTGCGGCCCTGGACCAGGCCGAGAGGGAAGAGGGGGTGCGGGCTTTGGTGCTCACCGGGGCGGGGCCGGCCTTCAGCGCCGGGGCCGACCTGGAGTTCTTGCGCCAGGTCACCAGCGCCAGCGCCGAGGCCAACTACGCCCATGCTCAGGAGCTCATGCGCCTTTTTCACCGGCTCTACACCTTTCCCAAGCCCACCCTGGCCGCGGTCAACGGGCCGGCGGTGGCCGGAGGGGCCGGGCTGGCCTCGGCCTGCGATCTGGTGCTGATGAGCGAGGGGGCCAGCCTGGGCTACACCGAGGTTCGAATTGGCTTCGTGGCGGCCCTGGTGGGGGTGATCCTGGTGCGGGCTGTGGGAGAGAAGCACGCCCGGGAGCTTTTGCTCACGGGCCGGATGGTCTCGGCCCAGGAAGCTTATCGGATGGGCCTGGTCAACCGGGTGGTGCCCGCCGAGGAGCTCCTGGGCGAGGCCTTGGCCCTGGCCCGAACGATGGCCGCCAACGCGCCCAGCTCGCTCCGGCTGACCAAGGAGCTCCTGGCGGCCCTGCCGGGTATGGGCCTGGAGGAGGGCTTCCGCCTGGCTGCCCTGGCCAACGCCTGGGTGCGCGGGACCGGCGACCTGGCTGAGGGGATTGCGGCCTTTTTTGAGAAGCGCCCACCCCGCTTCTAG
- a CDS encoding DUF2089 domain-containing protein, producing MRPMPTQCPVPGCTGRLQVTGLVCSSCQSEIRGEFQPNEFALLPPEHLEFLRLFIKTRGNLKEVERLLGLSYPTVRARLEGLLRALGYEAPALEEKEAILAALERGEISAQEAAERLKALQRR from the coding sequence ATGCGGCCCATGCCCACCCAGTGCCCGGTGCCCGGCTGCACCGGCCGGCTTCAGGTGACCGGCCTGGTCTGCTCAAGCTGCCAAAGCGAGATTCGGGGCGAGTTCCAGCCCAACGAGTTCGCCCTGCTGCCCCCTGAGCACCTGGAGTTCCTGCGGCTTTTCATCAAGACCCGGGGCAACCTCAAGGAGGTGGAGCGCCTCTTGGGCCTCTCCTACCCCACGGTGCGGGCCCGCCTCGAGGGCCTCCTGCGGGCCCTGGGCTACGAGGCCCCGGCCCTGGAGGAAAAGGAGGCCATCCTTGCGGCCCTGGAGCGGGGTGAAATCAGCGCCCAGGAGGCAGCCGAACGGCTCAAGGCCCTCCAAAGGCGCTAG